In Pueribacillus theae, a genomic segment contains:
- a CDS encoding NUDIX domain-containing protein, translating to MDHLYEKTVSSEKIYKGRIIDVSVEKVALPNGAEGMREIVRHPGAVAVIAKTKEGKYVFVRQFRKALNRTIVEIPAGKLEKNEIPADTAKRELYEETGYQCDELEHLISFYTSPGFADELIHIYLASELTLGDQHTDEDEFLDVLELTIEEAQQMVLTQEIYDAKTAYAVLYLQKMSDK from the coding sequence TTGGATCATCTATATGAAAAAACGGTTAGCTCGGAAAAGATATACAAAGGTCGAATCATTGATGTTTCCGTAGAAAAAGTGGCGCTTCCTAATGGCGCGGAAGGGATGCGGGAAATTGTCCGGCATCCGGGAGCAGTTGCTGTCATTGCAAAAACTAAGGAAGGAAAGTATGTATTCGTAAGGCAATTTCGTAAAGCGTTAAACCGCACAATTGTTGAGATTCCTGCTGGAAAATTAGAAAAAAATGAAATTCCTGCAGACACCGCGAAACGGGAATTGTATGAAGAAACAGGCTATCAATGCGATGAACTGGAGCATCTCATCTCCTTTTACACTTCACCCGGCTTTGCCGATGAGCTTATCCACATTTATTTGGCTTCTGAACTGACGCTCGGCGACCAGCATACGGACGAAGACGAATTTCTCGACGTACTTGAGCTAACAATAGAAGAAGCACAGCAAATGGTTTTGACCCAAGAAATCTATGATGCGAAAACCGCATATGCTGTTTTATATTTACAAAAAATGAGTGATAAATAG
- the mciZ gene encoding Z-ring formation inhibitor MciZ: MKVYIKTNGVTLVGKAWQIKYVLKKYMKQFQTVEEWITSQSKPK, encoded by the coding sequence GTGAAAGTTTATATCAAAACAAATGGGGTAACGTTAGTCGGAAAAGCGTGGCAAATAAAATATGTATTAAAAAAATATATGAAACAATTCCAAACCGTTGAAGAATGGATTACGTCCCAGTCGAAGCCAAAGTAA
- a CDS encoding aldo/keto reductase: MFNKRQLGSSELFVSEIGLGAMSFQTKDNAIEMIHYAMEQGVNFIDTADLYLFGKNEEWIGEAVKGQRDKVILATKVGNRWEEGKDGWKWDPSKDYIKKAVKKSLMRLKTDYIDLYQLHGGTIEDPIEETIEAFEELKEEGLIRYYGISSIRPNVIKKYISLSNIESVMMPYSLLDRRCEELFPLLQENNVSVIGRGPLAKGALTGHAAKKIPSDGFLNDGSETQNLIKKLGTLENRSITEVALRFPLASPTVATVIPGASKLSQLKTNIEAASSTPLSPQELQLLREWTKEEKFEKHRI; this comes from the coding sequence ATGTTTAACAAAAGACAATTGGGCTCATCCGAATTGTTTGTCAGCGAAATCGGGCTAGGCGCGATGTCATTTCAAACAAAAGATAATGCAATTGAGATGATTCATTATGCTATGGAACAAGGTGTAAATTTTATTGATACTGCTGACTTGTATTTATTCGGGAAAAATGAAGAATGGATCGGTGAAGCGGTTAAAGGGCAACGGGATAAAGTCATTTTAGCGACAAAAGTTGGCAACCGTTGGGAAGAAGGAAAAGATGGATGGAAGTGGGATCCGTCGAAGGACTATATTAAAAAAGCGGTGAAAAAAAGTTTAATGCGATTAAAGACTGACTATATTGACCTGTATCAGCTGCACGGCGGAACAATCGAAGATCCGATTGAAGAAACAATCGAAGCATTTGAGGAATTAAAAGAAGAAGGATTGATCAGATATTACGGCATCTCCTCCATTCGGCCGAATGTGATAAAAAAATACATATCATTATCGAATATTGAAAGCGTCATGATGCCTTATAGCTTGTTAGATAGAAGATGCGAAGAACTATTTCCTCTTTTACAGGAAAACAATGTAAGTGTCATTGGAAGAGGCCCGCTCGCAAAAGGAGCGTTAACTGGACATGCTGCAAAAAAAATCCCGAGTGACGGCTTTCTAAACGATGGATCTGAAACCCAGAATCTTATTAAAAAGCTAGGCACACTCGAAAACCGTTCAATCACAGAAGTCGCACTCCGCTTTCCGTTAGCAAGTCCTACTGTAGCCACAGTTATCCCTGGAGCGAGCAAACTTTCACAGCTAAAAACGAATATAGAAGCAGCCTCATCAACCCCCCTTTCCCCACAGGAATTGCAATTATTGCGTGAATGGACGAAAGAGGAGAAATTTGAAAAACATCGGATCTAA
- a CDS encoding acetyl-CoA C-acetyltransferase yields MKEVYLLDGARTAFGSFGQAFRDVSATELGKVTAIEALKRANVEPSQINQVVYGNVIHSSTSAAYVPRHIALQAGVPIETPVLGVNRLCGSGLQAVVSAAQSILLGEAEFALAGGTENMSQAPHSDFKSRFGGVKLGDLKLVDMLQSALTDEYAGCGMGVTAENLAKKYEISREEQDEYAKLSHERAEAAREKFAEEIVPVEVKTRKGSITVDRDEHIKPDTTMETLAKLRPAFLKDGSVTAGNASGINDGAASVVLASGEQIGDRKPLAKIVSWGIAGVDPTIMGIGPAPASRMALERAGLTLSDIDFVEVNEAFAAQYIAVEKELGLDRSKTNVNGGAIALGHPVGASGARVLLTVAYELRRQGKRYGLASLCIGGGQGIAMIIENVNL; encoded by the coding sequence ATGAAAGAAGTATATCTTTTAGATGGAGCAAGGACAGCTTTTGGAAGTTTTGGACAAGCCTTTCGTGATGTTTCGGCAACTGAACTTGGAAAGGTAACTGCAATTGAAGCGTTAAAAAGAGCAAACGTTGAGCCAAGCCAAATTAATCAAGTTGTATACGGGAACGTCATTCACTCAAGTACAAGCGCTGCGTATGTACCAAGGCATATCGCACTTCAAGCAGGCGTTCCAATTGAAACACCTGTACTAGGTGTAAACCGCCTATGCGGGTCAGGATTGCAGGCGGTAGTCTCCGCAGCCCAAAGCATACTGCTTGGTGAAGCAGAGTTTGCACTGGCCGGCGGAACGGAAAACATGTCACAGGCACCTCATTCAGATTTTAAAAGCCGTTTTGGCGGAGTGAAGTTAGGCGATTTAAAATTAGTTGATATGCTCCAAAGCGCTTTAACGGATGAGTATGCGGGCTGCGGCATGGGCGTTACTGCAGAAAATCTTGCAAAAAAATATGAAATTTCGCGAGAAGAACAAGATGAATATGCAAAACTTAGCCATGAGCGGGCGGAAGCTGCAAGAGAAAAATTTGCTGAAGAAATCGTTCCTGTTGAAGTAAAAACAAGAAAAGGCTCAATTACAGTAGACAGAGATGAGCATATTAAACCGGATACAACAATGGAAACTCTTGCTAAGCTTAGGCCGGCTTTCCTTAAGGACGGCTCTGTAACCGCTGGAAACGCTTCAGGAATTAATGATGGGGCAGCTTCAGTAGTATTGGCAAGTGGAGAACAAATTGGCGACAGAAAGCCGCTTGCGAAAATTGTTTCTTGGGGCATCGCAGGTGTTGACCCTACAATTATGGGAATTGGCCCAGCTCCGGCTTCGCGTATGGCTCTTGAACGCGCAGGGCTTACCTTGAGCGATATTGACTTCGTTGAAGTGAATGAGGCATTTGCGGCACAATATATTGCTGTCGAAAAAGAACTGGGCCTTGATCGAAGCAAAACAAATGTCAACGGAGGAGCAATTGCGCTCGGACATCCGGTTGGCGCAAGTGGTGCGAGAGTCCTCCTAACAGTGGCTTATGAATTAAGAAGACAAGGAAAGCGCTATGGCCTTGCAAGCCTTTGCATCGGCGGAGGTCAAGGGATTGCAATGATTATTGAGAATGTGAATCTTTAA
- a CDS encoding YitT family protein, which yields MKKEMIRYSCVTFGAIIQGASMALFLFPHGIPSGGAAGIAILLNHWLPLSLAVSLWLANFSLLTMAIYWFGFKWTIRTMFSVTVTSYTVSFFDLNVYMPHIHILVDLLLGGLFFGIGVGILIRSGASSGGMVIPALIIASIRKTRPGKVMFWLNMSIFVITASVIEWKIAFYAIFCQWLSTLFIDYVYRFDIRSIINLLRSN from the coding sequence ATGAAAAAAGAGATGATAAGATATTCGTGCGTAACATTTGGCGCAATAATACAGGGGGCTTCCATGGCCCTTTTTCTCTTCCCCCATGGCATTCCTTCAGGAGGCGCTGCCGGCATTGCAATCTTGCTAAACCATTGGCTTCCGCTTTCATTAGCCGTTTCACTATGGCTGGCAAACTTCTCGCTTTTAACGATGGCGATTTACTGGTTCGGATTTAAATGGACAATCCGGACGATGTTTTCGGTAACCGTCACCTCATACACTGTTTCTTTTTTTGATTTGAATGTGTACATGCCTCATATTCATATTTTGGTTGATTTACTGCTGGGCGGTCTTTTTTTTGGAATTGGAGTAGGGATTTTAATCAGAAGCGGGGCCTCAAGTGGAGGCATGGTCATCCCGGCACTTATTATCGCTTCCATTCGAAAAACCCGACCCGGAAAAGTGATGTTCTGGTTAAATATGTCAATCTTTGTGATTACCGCTTCTGTTATCGAATGGAAAATTGCTTTTTACGCGATTTTTTGCCAATGGCTATCAACACTCTTCATTGACTATGTGTATCGGTTCGATATTCGTTCGATCATCAACCTTCTCCGCTCAAACTAA
- a CDS encoding histidine phosphatase family protein, producing the protein MEINLIRHLPTEWNNHGYLQGKRDISVSFPLNNETLKEIQKNKNTLDKLAPFDCVFASSLKRTKETAKVYGFDCLTIDPLLDELDFGDFEGKTKDVLLKAYGNKWLKTPLDLVLGESLVGFQRRIITFLTKYRKLDSILIFGHGSWARALLSFIENGNIQHMNQLTVENNKLIQLEIHHSKLFSLSGEG; encoded by the coding sequence GTGGAAATTAATCTTATAAGGCATTTGCCTACAGAGTGGAACAATCACGGTTACTTACAAGGGAAAAGAGATATTTCGGTCTCTTTTCCCTTAAATAACGAAACACTAAAAGAAATACAAAAAAATAAAAATACATTAGATAAACTCGCACCATTTGATTGCGTATTTGCAAGCAGTTTAAAGCGAACAAAAGAAACAGCAAAAGTTTATGGTTTTGATTGTCTGACTATTGACCCTTTATTAGATGAATTGGACTTCGGTGATTTTGAAGGAAAGACAAAAGACGTTCTTTTAAAAGCTTACGGAAATAAATGGTTAAAAACACCGTTAGATTTAGTATTGGGCGAATCTCTCGTTGGATTTCAAAGAAGGATCATTACTTTTTTAACAAAGTACAGAAAGCTTGATTCCATCCTGATTTTTGGTCACGGATCATGGGCAAGAGCGCTGTTATCTTTCATAGAGAATGGAAATATTCAGCATATGAACCAATTGACAGTAGAAAACAATAAACTCATCCAACTCGAAATTCATCATTCGAAATTGTTTAGTTTGAGCGGAGAAGGTTGA
- a CDS encoding phosphosulfolactate synthase has translation MAMLKLPNRTKEKRTFGITSIADFGISIGELKSILDDYSEFIDFAKMGIGTAYVTPKIKEKIQLYKEYNIEPYCGGTLFEKAFFQDKIDDYLVYLKQLGIEWIEISTGVLDIPLETRIGLVEKCKQNFRVIGEVGSKDGTKEMSASEWQIEMIELIHAGCEYVIAEGRDSGTAGIYEANGKIKENLVSDVTEKVDFKKIIFEAPTTKSQMFFINQFGPNVNLGNVKLQDVLLLEAQRCGLRAETFFLEEIKWKLIL, from the coding sequence ATGGCTATGCTGAAACTTCCTAATCGAACAAAAGAAAAACGCACGTTTGGCATCACTTCAATTGCGGATTTTGGAATTTCTATTGGTGAATTAAAATCAATTTTAGATGATTATAGCGAGTTTATTGATTTTGCAAAAATGGGAATTGGAACGGCCTATGTCACCCCAAAAATTAAAGAAAAAATCCAGTTGTACAAGGAATATAATATTGAGCCTTATTGTGGGGGAACTTTATTTGAAAAAGCATTTTTTCAAGATAAAATAGATGATTATTTAGTTTATTTGAAACAATTAGGGATCGAATGGATTGAGATCTCAACTGGAGTGCTTGATATTCCTCTTGAAACACGGATTGGCTTAGTTGAGAAATGCAAACAAAATTTTCGGGTGATTGGAGAAGTTGGTTCAAAGGATGGAACAAAAGAAATGTCAGCCTCCGAGTGGCAAATAGAGATGATCGAACTTATTCATGCGGGCTGCGAATATGTTATTGCCGAAGGACGAGACTCAGGAACCGCCGGCATTTATGAGGCAAACGGAAAAATAAAAGAAAATCTCGTGTCAGACGTGACTGAAAAAGTGGACTTTAAAAAAATTATATTTGAGGCGCCGACAACAAAAAGCCAAATGTTCTTTATTAATCAGTTTGGCCCAAATGTGAACTTAGGAAATGTGAAGTTACAGGATGTTTTATTATTGGAAGCCCAGAGGTGCGGGCTAAGGGCAGAAACGTTTTTCTTGGAGGAAATAAAGTGGAAATTAATCTTATAA
- a CDS encoding MFS transporter: MAKENNSIMTVIAIGSIPMILVLGNSMLIPILPKMKSELDISQFQVSLTISLFSIAAAISIPVLGYLSDRFSRKAIIIPALILYGGGGLLAGFASAWFSNAYLWIMAGRIMQGIGAAGTAPIAMALTGDLFKGGKESKVLGIVEASNGLGKVVSPIIGSLLALLIWYSVFFAFPIFCVISILLTAFFVKEKKKNAKPIPLGSYMKGLLSVFKSEGRWLLTAYLAGATCLFTLFGILFYLSDILEKTYDIQGVMKGLILAIPLLFMTTTSYITGSKIKKKMKLMKNLIVLGLIFMTISFVTLVFFKKLVPFIAILTISSIGTGLALPCINSFITGSVGKERRGFVTSLYGSVRFLGVAAGPPLYGWMMDWSRTGMFLVTAGLTLVVAFLAMLLIRVSDQSEKEDAKDSLFSRLQLHTE, from the coding sequence ATGGCCAAAGAAAACAATTCAATAATGACCGTTATTGCAATCGGTTCCATTCCGATGATTTTAGTGTTGGGAAATTCAATGCTTATCCCTATCCTCCCAAAAATGAAATCGGAATTGGACATCTCGCAATTTCAAGTAAGCTTGACAATTTCCTTATTTTCGATCGCAGCTGCGATATCGATTCCGGTACTTGGTTATTTATCTGATCGATTCTCGAGAAAAGCAATTATCATTCCAGCGCTTATTTTATATGGAGGCGGTGGGCTGCTTGCAGGATTTGCATCCGCATGGTTTTCAAATGCTTACTTATGGATTATGGCAGGGAGAATTATGCAAGGGATCGGTGCAGCCGGAACAGCCCCAATTGCAATGGCTTTAACCGGTGACCTCTTCAAAGGAGGAAAAGAGAGTAAAGTACTTGGAATTGTAGAAGCATCGAATGGGCTTGGAAAAGTTGTTTCTCCAATTATCGGTTCGCTGCTTGCATTATTAATATGGTACTCTGTCTTTTTCGCGTTCCCGATTTTTTGCGTCATTTCAATATTATTAACGGCTTTTTTTGTTAAAGAAAAAAAGAAGAATGCAAAACCTATTCCGTTGGGATCCTATATGAAAGGGCTGCTATCTGTTTTTAAAAGTGAAGGAAGATGGCTCCTTACTGCCTATTTGGCAGGAGCTACTTGCCTTTTTACCTTATTCGGCATTTTGTTTTATTTATCGGATATTCTTGAAAAGACTTATGATATTCAAGGAGTCATGAAAGGATTAATCCTTGCGATCCCCCTTTTGTTCATGACAACAACTTCTTATATTACCGGAAGCAAAATTAAAAAGAAAATGAAATTAATGAAAAATTTAATCGTTCTAGGGCTCATTTTTATGACAATTTCTTTTGTAACACTCGTTTTCTTTAAAAAACTTGTCCCATTTATAGCAATATTAACTATAAGCAGCATTGGAACAGGGTTGGCATTGCCATGTATTAACAGCTTTATTACTGGGTCTGTCGGAAAAGAAAGGCGAGGTTTTGTTACATCATTGTACGGTTCTGTCCGTTTCTTAGGGGTAGCTGCTGGGCCACCGTTATATGGGTGGATGATGGATTGGTCAAGAACTGGCATGTTTTTGGTAACTGCTGGATTAACATTAGTTGTTGCATTTCTTGCCATGCTGCTTATAAGAGTCAGCGATCAATCCGAAAAAGAAGATGCAAAAGATTCATTATTTTCCCGTTTACAGCTTCATACGGAGTAA
- a CDS encoding SDR family NAD(P)-dependent oxidoreductase yields MQNRQLRGKVVLITGASTGIGASIAIEIGKYGAVPILIARNREKLKHVQLEFFHRYGVKPPFYSVDVGNRLEVEKAFEKIQAENKNIDILINNAGFGVFEAFADTDLGEIEEMFAVNVFGLMHFTKLILPQMLERNSGHIINIASQAGKIATPKSSGYSASKWAVIGFSNSLRMELKKSNIHVSTVNPGPIKTEFFTIADRSGDYVRNVRKFMLDPDVVAKKIVKLIFHPKRELNMPGWMNISSKLYLLFPAFIEKVAGRLFDKK; encoded by the coding sequence ATGCAAAATCGTCAATTGAGAGGCAAGGTGGTTCTAATCACTGGTGCTTCAACAGGAATAGGCGCTTCGATCGCCATTGAAATAGGCAAATACGGAGCCGTACCGATATTAATTGCAAGAAATCGGGAAAAGCTGAAACATGTACAATTGGAGTTTTTTCACCGGTACGGTGTGAAACCCCCGTTCTACTCGGTTGATGTTGGAAATCGGCTTGAGGTAGAGAAGGCATTTGAAAAAATCCAAGCTGAAAATAAAAACATTGATATCCTGATAAATAATGCGGGATTTGGGGTATTTGAAGCTTTTGCCGATACCGATTTGGGTGAAATTGAAGAAATGTTTGCGGTAAATGTGTTTGGCCTTATGCATTTTACAAAATTGATATTGCCTCAAATGCTTGAGCGCAACAGCGGCCACATTATTAATATTGCTTCACAGGCTGGGAAAATAGCCACTCCGAAGTCGAGTGGGTACTCGGCTTCGAAATGGGCTGTCATTGGTTTTTCCAACAGTTTAAGAATGGAACTTAAAAAATCAAATATACATGTTTCAACGGTCAACCCGGGTCCAATTAAAACCGAATTTTTTACGATTGCCGACCGTTCAGGAGATTATGTGAGAAACGTAAGGAAATTTATGCTTGATCCGGATGTGGTGGCGAAAAAAATCGTGAAACTTATTTTTCATCCGAAAAGGGAATTAAATATGCCCGGATGGATGAATATAAGCAGCAAACTTTATCTGCTGTTTCCTGCCTTTATTGAAAAAGTTGCAGGCAGGCTTTTTGACAAGAAATAA
- the proC gene encoding pyrroline-5-carboxylate reductase, producing the protein MTLFEKEKIVFIGAGSMAESIIKGLLKNEILPPGQIWATNHSDDIKLNKLKTDYSIEATRDYNELFENATMIILAVKPKDVRESIDAIRSYITNDQLIISIIAGVSIDFFAEHLPDKMPIIRTMPNTSAAVGYSATAIAKGSYTTDEHLIKAKELFSAIGTVTTVEEDELHTVTGISGSGPAYLYYLAEAMEEKAIEFGLPQGTARHLIIQTFLGAAEMMNRTEESPRKLRQQVTSPKGTTEAGIQALEDHHLKRAIHECISAAVHRSRELEELYKPSTKNN; encoded by the coding sequence ATGACATTGTTTGAAAAAGAAAAAATAGTTTTCATTGGTGCAGGGTCCATGGCTGAATCCATTATTAAAGGTTTACTTAAAAACGAAATTCTGCCACCTGGACAAATCTGGGCAACAAACCACTCTGATGACATAAAATTAAACAAGTTAAAAACGGACTATTCGATCGAGGCAACAAGAGATTATAACGAGCTTTTTGAAAATGCGACAATGATCATTTTAGCCGTTAAACCGAAAGACGTGCGAGAAAGCATTGACGCAATTAGAAGTTATATCACAAACGATCAGCTCATCATTTCAATCATTGCAGGTGTATCCATTGATTTCTTCGCTGAACACCTGCCAGACAAAATGCCCATTATTCGTACGATGCCAAATACTTCAGCAGCTGTTGGATATTCAGCCACCGCTATTGCGAAAGGCAGCTACACAACCGATGAACATTTGATAAAGGCGAAAGAGCTATTTTCTGCTATTGGAACGGTAACGACAGTCGAAGAAGATGAATTACACACAGTTACCGGCATTTCTGGAAGCGGGCCTGCATATTTATATTATTTAGCAGAAGCCATGGAAGAAAAAGCAATTGAGTTTGGCCTTCCTCAAGGGACTGCTAGACACCTCATCATCCAAACATTCCTAGGTGCTGCAGAGATGATGAACCGAACGGAAGAATCGCCTCGAAAACTTAGACAGCAAGTGACAAGCCCGAAAGGGACAACGGAAGCCGGCATTCAAGCTCTCGAAGACCATCACTTAAAAAGAGCCATACACGAATGCATTAGCGCAGCCGTTCATCGATCACGCGAACTGGAAGAGCTATACAAGCCGAGCACAAAAAATAATTAG
- a CDS encoding glycerophosphodiester phosphodiesterase translates to MTLIFAHRGASRDCPENTMSAFKKAYELGADGIELDVQLSKDNVPVIIHDPTLNRTTNGKGKVRNKTVSELKFLDAGSWFSSAYQSERIPTLDEFLIWAKPKDLIVNIELKINKEDHLLIEKVHEVITFHRMANRVIISSFSREALLEMKKINPDYKIGFIYKKSRKVKPWLAAAEMQLDAVHPHYKNVTRKYMKSMHKHNIKVRPYTINHVKVMKKLMRWNVDSMITDDPKTALLLRGGLHEKFIQKIRLAVKGSFFKT, encoded by the coding sequence ATGACACTTATATTTGCCCACCGTGGAGCAAGCAGGGATTGCCCCGAAAATACGATGAGCGCTTTTAAAAAGGCATACGAGCTCGGTGCAGATGGAATTGAGCTTGATGTGCAGCTATCAAAAGATAATGTGCCTGTCATTATTCATGATCCCACGCTCAATCGGACAACGAACGGTAAAGGAAAAGTGCGCAATAAAACAGTATCCGAACTAAAATTTCTAGACGCCGGGAGTTGGTTCTCCTCTGCTTACCAAAGCGAAAGAATTCCTACGCTGGATGAATTTCTTATATGGGCAAAACCGAAGGATCTCATTGTAAATATTGAACTAAAAATAAACAAAGAAGATCATTTGCTCATAGAAAAAGTGCACGAGGTTATAACATTTCATCGCATGGCCAACCGGGTCATTATTTCATCATTTAGCCGAGAAGCATTATTAGAAATGAAAAAAATAAACCCCGATTATAAAATAGGGTTTATTTATAAAAAAAGCCGGAAAGTTAAACCTTGGCTTGCCGCAGCCGAAATGCAGCTTGATGCTGTCCATCCCCATTATAAAAATGTAACAAGAAAATATATGAAATCCATGCACAAGCACAACATTAAAGTACGCCCTTATACTATCAATCACGTAAAAGTAATGAAAAAATTAATGCGGTGGAATGTTGATTCGATGATTACCGATGATCCGAAAACTGCGTTATTATTACGCGGTGGCCTGCACGAAAAATTCATTCAAAAAATACGATTGGCGGTTAAAGGTTCCTTTTTCAAAACGTAA
- the rnz gene encoding ribonuclease Z, giving the protein MELHFLGTGAGVPSKQRNTTAIALKFLNDYKGALWLFDCGEATQHQMLYTSLKLSKLERIFITHLHGDHIYGLPGVLGSRSFQGGKSPLTVYGPKGIDKFIKATLSISETHLHYPLKVVEVEDGMSIDLKSHTVTVKELEHAIQSFGYRMKEKKKPGSLLVDRLKEIGVKPGPAYAALKKGERVTLDDGRILNGEDFVGPKKPGKTVVILGDTRVCKNAEVLAENADILVHEATFMESDRKIAYEYFHSTTVDAARIANRANVSKLILTHISSRYQGEQSNLLLKEARKVFKNTFLASDLDIFTF; this is encoded by the coding sequence GTGGAACTCCACTTTCTCGGAACAGGGGCAGGTGTTCCTTCTAAACAAAGGAACACGACTGCCATTGCTTTAAAGTTTTTAAATGATTATAAAGGGGCCTTATGGCTTTTTGACTGTGGTGAAGCAACCCAGCATCAAATGCTGTATACATCATTAAAATTATCAAAGCTGGAGCGAATCTTTATAACGCATTTACACGGTGATCATATTTATGGACTTCCCGGTGTTCTGGGAAGTCGTTCTTTTCAAGGCGGGAAATCGCCATTAACGGTTTATGGACCTAAAGGAATAGACAAGTTTATAAAGGCAACACTATCCATCAGCGAGACTCATCTTCACTATCCGCTCAAGGTTGTTGAAGTGGAAGATGGAATGTCCATCGATTTAAAAAGCCATACCGTTACGGTAAAAGAGCTTGAACATGCGATCCAATCGTTCGGTTACCGAATGAAAGAAAAAAAGAAACCCGGCAGCTTACTCGTTGATCGTTTAAAAGAAATCGGTGTAAAGCCAGGACCGGCGTATGCTGCATTAAAAAAGGGAGAACGTGTTACGCTTGATGACGGCCGCATATTAAACGGAGAGGATTTTGTCGGCCCTAAAAAGCCCGGCAAAACGGTTGTCATACTTGGCGATACAAGAGTATGCAAGAATGCTGAGGTGTTGGCTGAAAACGCCGACATTTTAGTTCATGAGGCTACGTTTATGGAAAGTGACCGAAAAATTGCCTATGAATATTTTCATTCAACGACCGTGGACGCGGCTAGGATCGCGAATAGAGCAAATGTTTCAAAGCTTATCCTGACCCATATCAGCTCTAGGTACCAAGGAGAACAAAGCAATTTACTTTTGAAAGAAGCAAGAAAAGTGTTTAAAAACACATTTCTTGCTTCCGACTTGGACATATTTACGTTTTGA
- a CDS encoding M20/M25/M40 family metallo-hydrolase encodes MINQERLVNEFIELVKIDSETKHEATIAKALKEKFSALGVDVIEDDSAKKTGHGAGNLICTMKGTLDADPIYFTSHMDTVVPGNGVKPSIKNGYIVTDGTTILGADDKTGLASMVEAIKVLQEQKIPHGDIQFIITVGEESGLVGAKELDSSLIKAKYGFALDSDGKVGDIITAAPTQAQIKVIVKGKTAHAGVAPEKGVSAITIASKAIAKMPLGRIDEETTANIGRFEGGTQTNIVCDYVEIQAEARSLVPEKMDSQVAKMRTAFEEAANEMGGNAEFQSEVVYPGFKFDENDHVVNIAQEAVKKVGRTPRLLHSGGGSDANIIAGFGIPTVNLAVGYEDIHTTNEKMPIEELVKTSELVISIIQTVAEK; translated from the coding sequence ATGATTAACCAAGAACGGCTCGTAAATGAATTTATCGAGCTAGTCAAGATTGATTCGGAAACGAAGCATGAAGCAACTATTGCGAAAGCGTTGAAAGAAAAATTCAGCGCGCTTGGTGTCGACGTCATAGAGGATGATAGTGCTAAAAAAACGGGCCATGGAGCCGGAAATTTGATTTGCACAATGAAGGGAACCCTTGACGCGGATCCAATCTATTTTACATCTCATATGGATACAGTCGTTCCAGGCAACGGGGTGAAACCTTCCATTAAAAATGGCTACATCGTAACGGATGGGACGACGATTTTAGGCGCTGACGACAAAACAGGACTCGCGTCAATGGTTGAAGCCATCAAAGTTCTGCAGGAGCAAAAGATCCCGCATGGCGACATTCAATTTATTATTACCGTCGGAGAGGAATCCGGGCTTGTAGGAGCAAAAGAGCTGGATTCTTCCCTGATCAAAGCAAAATACGGCTTTGCTTTGGACAGTGATGGAAAGGTTGGCGACATCATTACAGCAGCGCCAACGCAAGCTCAAATAAAAGTGATCGTGAAAGGCAAAACGGCTCACGCGGGTGTCGCGCCTGAAAAAGGCGTTTCAGCCATAACGATTGCATCAAAAGCCATTGCAAAGATGCCTCTCGGCCGTATTGATGAAGAAACAACAGCGAATATTGGCCGGTTTGAAGGCGGGACACAGACAAATATTGTATGCGATTATGTCGAAATTCAAGCAGAAGCGCGTTCCCTCGTTCCTGAGAAGATGGACTCCCAAGTTGCAAAAATGAGAACGGCATTTGAGGAAGCTGCGAATGAAATGGGGGGCAATGCCGAATTTCAATCCGAGGTTGTCTATCCCGGCTTCAAATTTGATGAAAATGATCACGTTGTGAACATTGCGCAAGAAGCTGTCAAGAAGGTTGGAAGAACACCAAGACTGTTGCACAGCGGCGGTGGAAGTGATGCAAATATTATTGCTGGTTTTGGGATTCCTACTGTGAATTTAGCGGTTGGATATGAAGACATTCATACAACAAATGAAAAAATGCCGATAGAAGAATTAGTAAAAACTTCTGAGCTTGTCATCTCGATTATACAAACCGTTGCAGAAAAATAA